A genomic segment from Aegilops tauschii subsp. strangulata cultivar AL8/78 chromosome 1, Aet v6.0, whole genome shotgun sequence encodes:
- the LOC109736899 gene encoding uncharacterized protein isoform X1, with amino-acid sequence MDSAMLSLTCAGLGAAEEDDDGGAVGYVKGEHCLDNLKDLQRLLRRDDPERREVFKQVCKWRIASRDLVPIIENYQSDRNLVITAVKVLVFLTMPVDPSSEDVAQQIEYLWDLKAALTRNVAIAVIVSLLEDPLDHLERTSFTEDDWKLVQLVLTLFRNVLAIQEITLPQKASGEATQLLYLADSFLELMFKENMMDLILVLAQHIDEPSGYLKHENLLLLEIFHYLFLGRDPELIAKVRPEGSKEQVNGDDTSVDSLRLMMEKEEKEKRMFRQRNAENHALNGIFTCLAVDGSKSLCKGNPSSAMSSANSLRKMRNVQRGPQKRIAWDNELLYIPKEGIMEMLRSFMDQFLSGGYNVLMQSVCDDIVKQHHSIEKSDNITFFKVVCFVLAFQHEKASNAQKSNAGPQLSETSPGNECDDLPFCDDICGPVAATLNEDMFNIVLSRWREAYEDLKHSKDYKTLSAAGSLMKNMIGMIYLVVKVHPEDSRESQTARVLLYKLFYDQTEQGLTQFLLNLFRSFDTHKQPKSALADLLETVHIMLQLMEKLQARGALRVAKRTRKGRKKKTSDDKHESTKPETENVEQSYIDPTDETKATSDSLPDLRSGDPLAEPTLVEQGKVDSDGTDLPDTIVDTAVNLESTTQLGGDPSSAGSGEKEKNPINEEEDTCTTQLGGDPSSAGSGEKKRNPINEEEDTCTTQLGGDPSSAGSAEKKRNTINEEEDASDSSSDDCPPATSEVDFNVSRLISSLANNSVVQNICWLLKYYKTNSFRTNHYIICMLRRFCEDLDVSPMLYQLSLLTTFYDILAEQKSSSSKEYANIVNFLSKIVRKLVRAMKKQPLLFVDALFWKTRKECHCIDADYLLNEFKGDVNNKGGEVGSSKGWGGPVNIADSLGDDEADYDIPHEPYDGDKNGDSSSGEREGDTQKSMGARDKRSILLSLSDSEGEAEDNDRTTISRGSQNKEVPKRRGRSIFNEEQEKLIRDLHEKYKDDRKCSHLIAEALDPSGKISSAQISRKLTQLGIRSVTRRTKVPEASLSAEGLVTQPQNDVLDDPKPESTRRRRKRLHRLSSKDDNNDNHPVSSDEETLQSLKGRTKNKELPSVDLSPRKSQHQEASQGDSDDETIGSLLRGKKKRLLTSDVSENKQKHLDSLKNIAPGVEAIGSNIITKNKGLPSVDLAPSISQHQEASQGTDSDDATIGSLLGGKKKRLSTSDITENKQEDLDSSKNIGLSVETIGSNAITKNKELPSVDLVPSISQHQETSQGADSDDETIGSLLSRGKKKRLSTSDIAENKQDLDSSKNTGRGVETIGSNIIPKNKELASVDLPPGISQHQEASQGTDSDDETIGSLLRGKKRRLSTSDVTENRQEHQDSLKDIVPDNETMGSNVMDAPLHQELNSSNDNGGDAGEAELLDDLSEPELDGREDTEQRTIDDRDMPESGDMTGSNASQKAGFKRRHRMVIDDDDDE; translated from the exons ATGGACTCGGCGATGCTCTCGCTCACCTGCGCCGGCCTCGGGGCCGCGGAGGAAGACGACGACGGGGGCGCCGTCGGCTACGTCAAGGGCGAGCACTGCCTCG ACAATCTGAAGGATCTGCAGAGGCTGCTGCGGCGGGACGACCCGGAGCGGCGGGAGGTCTTCAAGCAGGTCTGCAAGTGGAGGATCGCGTCCAGGGATCTGGTGCCCATCATCGAGAACTACCAGTCCGACCGCAACCTCGTCATCACGGCAG TGAAAGTGTTGGTATTCCTTACCATGCCTGTCGATCCTTCATCAGAGGATGTTGCTCAGCAGATAGAGTATCTGTGGGATTTGAAGGCTGCACTCACACGGAATGTTGCAATCGCAGTGATTGTGTCTCTTCTTGAGGACCCATTGGATCATTTGGAAAG AACTTCATTCACGGAAGATGACTGGAAGCTAGTACAGCTGGTGCTTACTTTATTCCGCAACGTCTTGGCTATTCAAGAAATCACATTGCCTCAAAAGGCATCTGGGGAAGCTACCCAGTTATTGTACCTGGCTGACAGCTTTTTAGAGCTCATGTTTAAAGAAAATATGATGGACCTAATCTTAGTGCTAGCTCAACATATTGATGAGCCCTCTGGTTATCTCAAGCATGAAAACCTTCTTTTGTTGGAAATCTTTCATTATCTTTTCTTGGGCCGGGACCCAGAATTGATCGCCAAAGTTCGTCCAGAAGGCTCAAAG GAGCAGGTCAATGGAGATGATACATCAGTTGATTCATTGAGattgatgatggagaaggaagagaaggaaaaaaGGATGTTCAGGCAGAGAAACGCGGAGAATCACGCACTCAACGGAATTTTTACATGCCTTGCAGTG GATGGATCTAAGTCATTGTGCAAAGGGAACCCCAGCTCAGCAATGTCATCTGCAAATAGCCTCCGGAAAATGCGTAATGTCCAAAGAGGCCCTCAGAAAAGGATAGCATGGGATAATGAACTTCTTTACATACCAAAGGAGGGTATTATGGAAATGCTAAGAAGTTTCATGGATCAATTTTTATCTGGAGGATATAATG TCTTGATGCAGTCTGTTTGTGATGATATCGTGAAGCAGCATCATTCTATCGAGAAATCTGATAACATTACATTCTTCAAAGTCGTTTGCTTTGTCTTAGCTTTTCAACACGAGAAAGCATCAAATGCTCAG AAATCAAATGCTGGGCCCCAGCTGTCCGAGACTTCACCAGGCAATGAATGTGATGATCTGCCGTTTTGTGATGACATATGTGGACCTGTTGCAGCCACATTAAACGAAGATATGTTCAATATAGTCTTGTCCAGGTGGCGTGAGGCCTATGAAGACCTGAAGCATTCTAAGGATTACAAAACTCTTTCAGCTGCTGGCTCCTTAATGAAGAACATG ATTGGCATGATATATTTGGTGGTGAAAGTTCATCCTGAAGATTCAAGGGAATCTCAAACAGCCCGCGTTTTACTGTATAAGCTGTTCTATGATCAGACAGAACAAGGCCTGACTCAGTTTCTCCTGAACTTGTTCAGATCTTTTGATACTCATAAGCAACCAAAAAG CGCTCTTGCGGATTTACTAGAAACAGTTCATATCATGCTACAGCTGATGGAGAAGCTTCAAGCACGTGGTGCTTTAAGG GTTGCGAAAAGGACAAGAAAGGGCAGAAAAAAGAAGACGTCAGATGACAAACATGAGAGTACCAAACCTGAAACAGAGAATGTGGAGCAAAGCTACATAGACCCAACAGATGAGACTAAAGCCACATCTGATTCACTTCCAGATTTGAGAAGCGGGGATCCTCTAGCAGAACCTACTCTCGTAGAGCAAGGAAAAGTTGATTCCGATGGCACAGATCTGCCAGATACAATTGTGGATACGGCTGTTAATCTGGAGAGCACCACACAGCTTGGAGGTGATCCATCTTCTGCAGGCAGTGGCGAAAAGGAAAAAAATCCCATTAATGAAGAGGAAGATACTTGTACCACACAGCTTGGAGGTGATCCATCTTCTGCAGGCAGTggtgaaaagaaaagaaatcccATTAACGAAGAGGAAGATACTTGTACCACACAGCTTGGAGGTGATCCATCTTCTGCAGGCAGtgctgaaaagaaaagaaataccatTAATGAAGAGGAAGATGCTTCAGATTCTTCAAGTGATGATTGCCCCCCAGCTACAAGTGAAGTTGATTTTAATGTATCACGGTTAATATCCAGCCTAGCCAACAATTCTGTTGTCCAAAATATATGCTGGTTGTTGAAGTACTATAAGACTAACTCCTTCCGAACAAACCACTACATCATATGCATGCTGCGGAGATTCTGTGAAGATCTAGATGTGTCACCAATGCTATATCAG CTATCGCTTCTGACTACTTTCTATGATATATTAGCTGAACAGAAGTCTTCGAGTTCAAAGGAGTATGCAAATATTGTAAATTTTCTTTCTAAAATTGTAAGGAAGTTGGTGAGAGCAATGAAAAAACAGCCACTGTTATTTGTTGATGCCCTCTTTTGGAAGACAAGAAAGGAATGCCATTGCATTGACGCTGATTATCTACTGAATGAGTTCAAGGGAGATGTTAACAATAAGGGTGGTGAAGTTGGTTCAAGTAAGGGATGGGGAGGTCCAGTAAATATAGCAGATTCTCTTGGTGACGATGAAGCTGACTATGATATACCACATGAACCATATGATGGTGATAA GAATGGAGATTCATCTTCTGGTGAACGTGAAGGTGATACTCAGAAGAGCATGGGTGCCAGAGACAAAAGGAGCATATTACTGTCACTTTCAGACAGTGAAGGTGAAGCTGAGGATAATGATAG GACTACTATATCTAGAGGCTCTCAGAATAAAGAGGTCCCAAAGAGACGAGGGCGTTCCATTTTTAATGAAGAGCAAGAGAAGCTTATCAGAGATCTTCACGAGAA ATATAAGGATGATCGTAAATGCAGTCATCTAATTGCTGAAGCTCTAGATCCCAGTGGAAAGATATCGTCGGCTCAAATTTCTCGAAAGCTTACACAGCTAGGTATCAGGAGTGTCACTAGGAGGACAAAAGTTCCAGAGGCATCTCTTTCAGCCGAAGGTCTGGTTACACAACCACAAAACGATGTGCTGGATGATCCGAAGCCAGAAAGCACCCG GCGCAGGAGGAAAAGGCTACATCGATTAAGCAGTAAGGATGACAATAACGATAATCATCCAGTATCATCTGATGAAGAAACATTGCAATCACTTAAGGGCAG AACCAAAAATAAGGAGCTGCCCTCGGTGGACCTTTCACCGCGTAAATCACAGCATCAAGAGGCTTCGCAGGGTGATTCTGATGATGAGACCATAGGATCTCTGCTTAG AGGAAAGAAGAAAAGGTTATTGACATCAGATGTTTCAGAGAATAAACAAAAACACCTAGATTCTTTGAAGAACATTGCTCCGGGGGTTGAGGCTATCGGTTCAAATATCAT AACCAAAAATAAGGGGCTGCCATCCGTGGATCTTGCACCAAGTATATCACAGCATCAAGAGGCTTCGCAGGGCACAGATTCTGATGATGCGACCATAGGATCTCTGCTTGG AGGAAAGAAGAAAAGGTTATCAACGTCAGATATTACAGAGAATAAACAAGAAGACCTAGATTCTTCAAAGAACATTGGTCTGAGTGTTGAGACTATCGGTTCAAATGCCAT AACCAAAAATAAGGAGCTGCCGTCCGTGGATCTTGTACCGAGTATATCACAGCATCAAGAGACTTCGCAGGGCGCAGATTCTGATGATGAGACCATAGGATCTCTGCTTAG TAGAGGAAAGAAGAAAAGGTTATCAACATCAGATATTGCAGAGAATAAACAAGACCTAGATTCTTCGAAGAACACTGGTCGGGGCGTTGAGACTATCGGTTCAAATATCAT ACCCAAAAATAAGGAGCTGGCATCGGTGGATCTTCCACCAGGTATATCACAGCATCAAGAGGCTTCGCAGGGCACAGATTCTGATGATGAAACCATAGGATCTCTGCTTAG AGGAAAGAAAAGAAGGTTATCTACATCAGATGTTACAGAGAACAGACAAGAACACCAAGATTCTTTGAAGGACATCGTTCCGGACAATGAGACTATGGGTTCAAATGTCAT GGACGCCCCTCTCCATCAGGAGCTGAACTCATCTAACGATAACGGTGGTGATGCTGGTGAGGCTGAACTTCTGGATGACTTGAGTGAGCCTGAGCTGGATGGTCGTGAAGATACTGAGCAACGGACGATCGACGACAGAGACATGCCTGAATCTGGGGACATGACAGGCTCTAATGCCAGTCAGAAGGCTGGTTTCAAAAGAAGACACAGGATGGTGattgacgacgacgacgacgagtaG
- the LOC109736899 gene encoding uncharacterized protein isoform X3 — MDSAMLSLTCAGLGAAEEDDDGGAVGYVKGEHCLDNLKDLQRLLRRDDPERREVFKQVCKWRIASRDLVPIIENYQSDRNLVITAVKVLVFLTMPVDPSSEDVAQQIEYLWDLKAALTRNVAIAVIVSLLEDPLDHLERTSFTEDDWKLVQLVLTLFRNVLAIQEITLPQKASGEATQLLYLADSFLELMFKENMMDLILVLAQHIDEPSGYLKHENLLLLEIFHYLFLGRDPELIAKVRPEGSKVNGDDTSVDSLRLMMEKEEKEKRMFRQRNAENHALNGIFTCLAVDGSKSLCKGNPSSAMSSANSLRKMRNVQRGPQKRIAWDNELLYIPKEGIMEMLRSFMDQFLSGGYNVLMQSVCDDIVKQHHSIEKSDNITFFKVVCFVLAFQHEKASNAQKSNAGPQLSETSPGNECDDLPFCDDICGPVAATLNEDMFNIVLSRWREAYEDLKHSKDYKTLSAAGSLMKNMIGMIYLVVKVHPEDSRESQTARVLLYKLFYDQTEQGLTQFLLNLFRSFDTHKQPKSALADLLETVHIMLQLMEKLQARGALRVAKRTRKGRKKKTSDDKHESTKPETENVEQSYIDPTDETKATSDSLPDLRSGDPLAEPTLVEQGKVDSDGTDLPDTIVDTAVNLESTTQLGGDPSSAGSGEKEKNPINEEEDTCTTQLGGDPSSAGSGEKKRNPINEEEDTCTTQLGGDPSSAGSAEKKRNTINEEEDASDSSSDDCPPATSEVDFNVSRLISSLANNSVVQNICWLLKYYKTNSFRTNHYIICMLRRFCEDLDVSPMLYQLSLLTTFYDILAEQKSSSSKEYANIVNFLSKIVRKLVRAMKKQPLLFVDALFWKTRKECHCIDADYLLNEFKGDVNNKGGEVGSSKGWGGPVNIADSLGDDEADYDIPHEPYDGDKNGDSSSGEREGDTQKSMGARDKRSILLSLSDSEGEAEDNDRTTISRGSQNKEVPKRRGRSIFNEEQEKLIRDLHEKYKDDRKCSHLIAEALDPSGKISSAQISRKLTQLGIRSVTRRTKVPEASLSAEGLVTQPQNDVLDDPKPESTRRRRKRLHRLSSKDDNNDNHPVSSDEETLQSLKGRTKNKELPSVDLSPRKSQHQEASQGDSDDETIGSLLRGKKKRLLTSDVSENKQKHLDSLKNIAPGVEAIGSNIITKNKGLPSVDLAPSISQHQEASQGTDSDDATIGSLLGGKKKRLSTSDITENKQEDLDSSKNIGLSVETIGSNAITKNKELPSVDLVPSISQHQETSQGADSDDETIGSLLSRGKKKRLSTSDIAENKQDLDSSKNTGRGVETIGSNIIPKNKELASVDLPPGISQHQEASQGTDSDDETIGSLLRGKKRRLSTSDVTENRQEHQDSLKDIVPDNETMGSNVMDAPLHQELNSSNDNGGDAGEAELLDDLSEPELDGREDTEQRTIDDRDMPESGDMTGSNASQKAGFKRRHRMVIDDDDDE, encoded by the exons ATGGACTCGGCGATGCTCTCGCTCACCTGCGCCGGCCTCGGGGCCGCGGAGGAAGACGACGACGGGGGCGCCGTCGGCTACGTCAAGGGCGAGCACTGCCTCG ACAATCTGAAGGATCTGCAGAGGCTGCTGCGGCGGGACGACCCGGAGCGGCGGGAGGTCTTCAAGCAGGTCTGCAAGTGGAGGATCGCGTCCAGGGATCTGGTGCCCATCATCGAGAACTACCAGTCCGACCGCAACCTCGTCATCACGGCAG TGAAAGTGTTGGTATTCCTTACCATGCCTGTCGATCCTTCATCAGAGGATGTTGCTCAGCAGATAGAGTATCTGTGGGATTTGAAGGCTGCACTCACACGGAATGTTGCAATCGCAGTGATTGTGTCTCTTCTTGAGGACCCATTGGATCATTTGGAAAG AACTTCATTCACGGAAGATGACTGGAAGCTAGTACAGCTGGTGCTTACTTTATTCCGCAACGTCTTGGCTATTCAAGAAATCACATTGCCTCAAAAGGCATCTGGGGAAGCTACCCAGTTATTGTACCTGGCTGACAGCTTTTTAGAGCTCATGTTTAAAGAAAATATGATGGACCTAATCTTAGTGCTAGCTCAACATATTGATGAGCCCTCTGGTTATCTCAAGCATGAAAACCTTCTTTTGTTGGAAATCTTTCATTATCTTTTCTTGGGCCGGGACCCAGAATTGATCGCCAAAGTTCGTCCAGAAGGCTCAAAG GTCAATGGAGATGATACATCAGTTGATTCATTGAGattgatgatggagaaggaagagaaggaaaaaaGGATGTTCAGGCAGAGAAACGCGGAGAATCACGCACTCAACGGAATTTTTACATGCCTTGCAGTG GATGGATCTAAGTCATTGTGCAAAGGGAACCCCAGCTCAGCAATGTCATCTGCAAATAGCCTCCGGAAAATGCGTAATGTCCAAAGAGGCCCTCAGAAAAGGATAGCATGGGATAATGAACTTCTTTACATACCAAAGGAGGGTATTATGGAAATGCTAAGAAGTTTCATGGATCAATTTTTATCTGGAGGATATAATG TCTTGATGCAGTCTGTTTGTGATGATATCGTGAAGCAGCATCATTCTATCGAGAAATCTGATAACATTACATTCTTCAAAGTCGTTTGCTTTGTCTTAGCTTTTCAACACGAGAAAGCATCAAATGCTCAG AAATCAAATGCTGGGCCCCAGCTGTCCGAGACTTCACCAGGCAATGAATGTGATGATCTGCCGTTTTGTGATGACATATGTGGACCTGTTGCAGCCACATTAAACGAAGATATGTTCAATATAGTCTTGTCCAGGTGGCGTGAGGCCTATGAAGACCTGAAGCATTCTAAGGATTACAAAACTCTTTCAGCTGCTGGCTCCTTAATGAAGAACATG ATTGGCATGATATATTTGGTGGTGAAAGTTCATCCTGAAGATTCAAGGGAATCTCAAACAGCCCGCGTTTTACTGTATAAGCTGTTCTATGATCAGACAGAACAAGGCCTGACTCAGTTTCTCCTGAACTTGTTCAGATCTTTTGATACTCATAAGCAACCAAAAAG CGCTCTTGCGGATTTACTAGAAACAGTTCATATCATGCTACAGCTGATGGAGAAGCTTCAAGCACGTGGTGCTTTAAGG GTTGCGAAAAGGACAAGAAAGGGCAGAAAAAAGAAGACGTCAGATGACAAACATGAGAGTACCAAACCTGAAACAGAGAATGTGGAGCAAAGCTACATAGACCCAACAGATGAGACTAAAGCCACATCTGATTCACTTCCAGATTTGAGAAGCGGGGATCCTCTAGCAGAACCTACTCTCGTAGAGCAAGGAAAAGTTGATTCCGATGGCACAGATCTGCCAGATACAATTGTGGATACGGCTGTTAATCTGGAGAGCACCACACAGCTTGGAGGTGATCCATCTTCTGCAGGCAGTGGCGAAAAGGAAAAAAATCCCATTAATGAAGAGGAAGATACTTGTACCACACAGCTTGGAGGTGATCCATCTTCTGCAGGCAGTggtgaaaagaaaagaaatcccATTAACGAAGAGGAAGATACTTGTACCACACAGCTTGGAGGTGATCCATCTTCTGCAGGCAGtgctgaaaagaaaagaaataccatTAATGAAGAGGAAGATGCTTCAGATTCTTCAAGTGATGATTGCCCCCCAGCTACAAGTGAAGTTGATTTTAATGTATCACGGTTAATATCCAGCCTAGCCAACAATTCTGTTGTCCAAAATATATGCTGGTTGTTGAAGTACTATAAGACTAACTCCTTCCGAACAAACCACTACATCATATGCATGCTGCGGAGATTCTGTGAAGATCTAGATGTGTCACCAATGCTATATCAG CTATCGCTTCTGACTACTTTCTATGATATATTAGCTGAACAGAAGTCTTCGAGTTCAAAGGAGTATGCAAATATTGTAAATTTTCTTTCTAAAATTGTAAGGAAGTTGGTGAGAGCAATGAAAAAACAGCCACTGTTATTTGTTGATGCCCTCTTTTGGAAGACAAGAAAGGAATGCCATTGCATTGACGCTGATTATCTACTGAATGAGTTCAAGGGAGATGTTAACAATAAGGGTGGTGAAGTTGGTTCAAGTAAGGGATGGGGAGGTCCAGTAAATATAGCAGATTCTCTTGGTGACGATGAAGCTGACTATGATATACCACATGAACCATATGATGGTGATAA GAATGGAGATTCATCTTCTGGTGAACGTGAAGGTGATACTCAGAAGAGCATGGGTGCCAGAGACAAAAGGAGCATATTACTGTCACTTTCAGACAGTGAAGGTGAAGCTGAGGATAATGATAG GACTACTATATCTAGAGGCTCTCAGAATAAAGAGGTCCCAAAGAGACGAGGGCGTTCCATTTTTAATGAAGAGCAAGAGAAGCTTATCAGAGATCTTCACGAGAA ATATAAGGATGATCGTAAATGCAGTCATCTAATTGCTGAAGCTCTAGATCCCAGTGGAAAGATATCGTCGGCTCAAATTTCTCGAAAGCTTACACAGCTAGGTATCAGGAGTGTCACTAGGAGGACAAAAGTTCCAGAGGCATCTCTTTCAGCCGAAGGTCTGGTTACACAACCACAAAACGATGTGCTGGATGATCCGAAGCCAGAAAGCACCCG GCGCAGGAGGAAAAGGCTACATCGATTAAGCAGTAAGGATGACAATAACGATAATCATCCAGTATCATCTGATGAAGAAACATTGCAATCACTTAAGGGCAG AACCAAAAATAAGGAGCTGCCCTCGGTGGACCTTTCACCGCGTAAATCACAGCATCAAGAGGCTTCGCAGGGTGATTCTGATGATGAGACCATAGGATCTCTGCTTAG AGGAAAGAAGAAAAGGTTATTGACATCAGATGTTTCAGAGAATAAACAAAAACACCTAGATTCTTTGAAGAACATTGCTCCGGGGGTTGAGGCTATCGGTTCAAATATCAT AACCAAAAATAAGGGGCTGCCATCCGTGGATCTTGCACCAAGTATATCACAGCATCAAGAGGCTTCGCAGGGCACAGATTCTGATGATGCGACCATAGGATCTCTGCTTGG AGGAAAGAAGAAAAGGTTATCAACGTCAGATATTACAGAGAATAAACAAGAAGACCTAGATTCTTCAAAGAACATTGGTCTGAGTGTTGAGACTATCGGTTCAAATGCCAT AACCAAAAATAAGGAGCTGCCGTCCGTGGATCTTGTACCGAGTATATCACAGCATCAAGAGACTTCGCAGGGCGCAGATTCTGATGATGAGACCATAGGATCTCTGCTTAG TAGAGGAAAGAAGAAAAGGTTATCAACATCAGATATTGCAGAGAATAAACAAGACCTAGATTCTTCGAAGAACACTGGTCGGGGCGTTGAGACTATCGGTTCAAATATCAT ACCCAAAAATAAGGAGCTGGCATCGGTGGATCTTCCACCAGGTATATCACAGCATCAAGAGGCTTCGCAGGGCACAGATTCTGATGATGAAACCATAGGATCTCTGCTTAG AGGAAAGAAAAGAAGGTTATCTACATCAGATGTTACAGAGAACAGACAAGAACACCAAGATTCTTTGAAGGACATCGTTCCGGACAATGAGACTATGGGTTCAAATGTCAT GGACGCCCCTCTCCATCAGGAGCTGAACTCATCTAACGATAACGGTGGTGATGCTGGTGAGGCTGAACTTCTGGATGACTTGAGTGAGCCTGAGCTGGATGGTCGTGAAGATACTGAGCAACGGACGATCGACGACAGAGACATGCCTGAATCTGGGGACATGACAGGCTCTAATGCCAGTCAGAAGGCTGGTTTCAAAAGAAGACACAGGATGGTGattgacgacgacgacgacgagtaG